A window from Saccharomyces cerevisiae S288C chromosome XIII, complete sequence encodes these proteins:
- a CDS encoding uncharacterized protein (hypothetical protein; almost completely overlaps verified ORF RCO1/YMR075W), whose translation MYVRRFYSDWFSGFSMFKNFNSSSFGLDSIIFFKYNRCFISSLEKSLNCIESSSFGTTTLVSSFKSHNFLKLLLLEADLLLLLLSLLLTWKYIKEAMSLTILSSLLPFWDPFDTNLSIKLS comes from the coding sequence ATGTATGTACGCCGTTTCTATTCGGATTGGTTTTCGGGATTTTCTAtgtttaaaaattttaacaGTTCTTCCTTTGGTTTGGATTCGATAATCTTCTTTAAATATAACAGATGCTTTATTTCATCGCTGGAAAAGTCATTGAATTGTATAGAATCTAGTTCGTTCGGCACGACTACGTTAGTCAGTTCTTTCAAATCCCATAATTTTCTTAAGTTATTGCTTTTGGAAGCCGATTTATTGTTACTACTCTTGTCGTTGTTGCTAACTTGGAAATATATTAAAGAGGCTATGTCTTTGACCATATTATCCTCGCTATTGCCATTTTGGGATCCATTTGATACTAACTTATCTATTAaactttcttga
- the RCO1 gene encoding Rco1p (Essential component of the Rpd3S histone deacetylase complex; interacts with Eaf3p), which translates to MDTSKKDTTRSPSHSNSSSPSSSSLSSSSSKEKKRPKRLSSQNVNYDLKRRKIITSEGIERSFKNEHSNLAVEDNIPEEEPKELLEKDSKGNIIKLNEPSTISEDSKVSVTGLPLNKGPSEKIKRESLWNYRKNLGGQSNNSEMTLVPSKRFTQVPKNFQDLNRNDLKTFLTENMTEESNIRSTIGWNGDIINRTRDREPESDRDNKKLSNIRTKIILSTNATYDSKSKLFGQNSIKSTSNASEKIFRDKNNSTIDFENEDFCSACNQSGSFLCCDTCPKSFHFLCLDPPIDPNNLPKGDWHCNECKFKIFINNSMATLKKIESNFIKQNNNVKIFAKLLFNIDSHNPKQFQLPNYIKETFPAVKTGSRGQYSDENDKIPLTDRQLFNTSYGQSITKLDSYNPDTHIDSNSGKFLICYKCNQTRLGSWSHPENSRLIMTCDYCQTPWHLDCVPRASFKNLGSKWKCPLHSPTKVYKKIHHCQEDNSVNYKVWKKQRLINKKNQLYYEPLQKIGYQNNGNIQIIPTTSHTDYDFNQDFKITQIDENSIKYDFFDKIYKSKMVQKRKLFQFQESLIDKLVSNGSQNGNSEDNMVKDIASLIYFQVSNNDKSSNNKSASKSNNLRKLWDLKELTNVVVPNELDSIQFNDFSSDEIKHLLYLKKIIESKPKEELLKFLNIENPENQSE; encoded by the coding sequence atGGACACCAGCAAGAAAGATACTACTAGGTCGCCCTCACATTCCAACAGTTCTTCtccttcatcttcttctctctcttcatcttcttccaaagagaaaaaacGTCCTAAGAGACTATCCTCCCAGAATGTAAATTACGATTtgaaaaggagaaagatCATCACTTCTGAAGGTATAGAAAGATCATTCAAGAACGAGCATAGCAATCTTGCAGTTGAAGACAATATCCCGGAAGAAGAACCCAAGGAACTTCTTGAAAAGGACTCCAAGGGTAATATCATCAAACTTAATGAGCCATCCACCATCTCGGAAGATTCGAAGGTATCTGTCACTGGATTGCCGTTAAATAAAGGTCCTTCTGAGAAAATCAAGCGAGAGTCTCTTTGGaattatagaaaaaatttgggaGGCCAATCGAACAACTCAGAAATGACGCTGGTCCCCAGTAAAAGATTTACTCAGGTGccgaaaaattttcaggaTTTGAACAgaaatgatttgaaaacgTTTTTAACTGAGAACATGACTGAAGAGAGCAATATACGGTCAACTATTGGTTGGAATGGCGATATAATAAACAGAACTCGTGACCGTGAACCTGAAAGCGACCGCGATAATAAAAAGCTATCAAATATTAGAACCAAAATAATACTTTCAACGAATGCTACCTATGattcaaaaagtaaacTATTTGGCCAAAATTCCATCAAGTCAACATCGAATGCgagtgaaaaaattttcaggGACAAGAACAATTCAACCATAGATTTTGAGAATGAAGATTTTTGTTCGGCTTGTAATCAGTCAGGTTCTTTTTTATGCTGTGATACATGCCCCAAATCCTTTCACTTTCTTTGCTTAGACCCACCAATTGATCCGAACAACCTGCCTAAAGGTGATTGGCATTGTAATGAATGTAAGTTTAAAATCTTCATAAATAACTCAATGGcaactttaaaaaaaattgaatccAACTTCATTAAGCAAAATAACAACGTCAAGATTTTTGCTAAAttacttttcaatatcgATTCCCACAACCCAAAACAGTTCCAGCTACCaaattatataaaagaaaccTTTCCTGCTGTGAAAACGGGTTCGAGAGGACAATACTCTGATGAGAATGATAAGATTCCATTAACTGATAGACAATTGTTTAACACTTCTTATGGCCAAAGCATAACTAAATTGGACTCTTACAACCCGGATACACATATAGATTCAAATTCAGGTAAGTTTTTAATTTGTTACAAATGCAATCAAACCAGACTAGGTTCATGGTCTCATCCAGAAAATTCAAGATTAATAATGACTTGTGATTATTGTCAGACTCCATGGCATTTGGATTGTGTACCGAGGGCTTCTTTCAAGAACTTAGGttcaaaatggaaatgtCCTCTACATTCCCCAACTAAAGTTTACAAAAAGATACACCATTGTCAAGAAGATAATAGCGTAAATTATAAGGTGTGGAAAAAACAACGATTGataaacaagaaaaaccaACTTTATTATGAAcctttacaaaaaatagGCTACCAAAATAACGGGAACATTCAAATCATACCAACAACTAGTCATACAGATTATGATTTCAAtcaagatttcaaaattacacaaatagatgaaaattccattaaatatgatttttttgataaaatttacaaatcaaaaatggttcaaaaaagaaaactctttcaatttcaagaaagttTAATAGATAAGTTAGTATCAAATGGATCCCAAAATGGCAATAGCGAGGATAATATGGTCAAAGACATAGCCTCTTTAATATATTTCCAAGTTAGCAACAACGACAAGAGTAGTAACAATAAATCGGCTTCCAAAAGCAATAACTTAAGAAAATTATGGGATTTGAAAGAACTGACTAACGTAGTCGTGCCGAACGAACTAGATTCTATACAATTCAATGACTTTTCCAGCGATGAAATAAAGCATCTGTTATATTTAAAGAAGATTATCGAATCCAAACCAAAGGAAGAACtgttaaaatttttaaacaTAGAAAATCCCGAAAACCAATCCGAATAG